A single Amia ocellicauda isolate fAmiCal2 chromosome 9, fAmiCal2.hap1, whole genome shotgun sequence DNA region contains:
- the LOC136759358 gene encoding VIP36-like protein isoform X1: MAATMNEKDLVRVHNGFFDLISYQNMIKNISLAFFFFLLTASRSRGDEGHEMEEFLKREHSLIKPYQGVGSASSSHWDLMGNAMVTTEQVRLTQDMQSKQGAVWSRIPCHLKDWELQVHFKIHGQGKKNLNGDGLAVWYTKDRMQSGPVFGNMDFFTGLGLFVDTYPNEEKQQEAQKKRYTPRTQRIFPYVSAMVGNGTVSYDHERDGRPTELGGCTALVRNLNHDTFLVVRYVRRRLTVMIDIDGKHEWRDCLDLPGVWLPQGYYFGASAITGDLSDNHDLISLKLYQLTVMRTAEEEKQEEEVTVPRVDNMALFIEDERDEPMSGVTVFFIVLFSLLGSIMLAVIAVIVYQKWKENSRKRFY, encoded by the exons ATGGCTGCCACCATGAACGAGAAAGATCTAGTCAGGGTTCATAATGGATTTTTCGATTTAATCTCATATCAAAACATGATCAAAAATATCTCCCTCGcgtttttcttcttccttctgACGGCGAGCCGGAGCCGGGGGGACGAGGGCCATGAGATGGAGGAGTTCCTGAAGAGGGAGCATTCCTTGATCAAACCGTACCAAG GTGTCGGCTCCGCCAGCTCCTCCCACTGGGACCTGATGGGGAATGCCATGGTAACCACAGAACAAGTGCGCCTCACCCAGGACATGCAGAGCAAGCAGGGGGCCGTGTGGAGCCGCATC CCGTGTCACCTGAAGGACTGGGAGCTGCAGGTGCACTTCAAGATCCATGGCCAGGGCAAGAAGAACCTGAATGGGGACGGGCTGGCGGTGTGGTACACCAAGGACCGCATGCAGTCAG gGCCAGTGTTTGGCAATATGGACTTCTTCACGGGCCTGGGGTTGTTTGTGGACACATACCCCAACGAGGAGAAGCAGCAGGAG GCGCAGAAGAAGAGGTACACCCCCCGCACGCAG CGTATCTTCCCCTACGTGTCGGCGATGGTGGGGAACGGCACGGTGAGCTACGACCACGAGCGTGACGGCCGGCCCACGGAGCTGGGGGGCTGCACCGCGCTGGTCAGAAACCTCAACCATGACACCTTCCTGGTGGTGCGATACGTGCGCCGTAGACTGACC gTGATGATTGACATTGATGGGAAGCACGAGTGGCGGGACTGTCTGGACCTCCCGGGGGTGTGGCTGCCGCAGGGGTATTACTTTGGGGCATCGGCCATCACTGGAGACCTGTCAG ataaCCACGACCTGATTTCTCTGAAGCTGTACCAGCTGACTGTGATGCGCACCGCTGAGGAAGAGAAGCAGGAAGAGGAGGTGACTGTGCCCAGGGTGGACAACATGGCCCTGTTCATcg AGGACGAGCGTGACGAGCCGATGAGTGGAGTGACGGTGTTCTTCATCGTCCTGTTCTCGCTGCTGGGCTCCATCATGCTGGCTGTCATCGCTGTCATCGTCTACCAGAAGTGGAAAGAGAACAGCCGCAAGCGCTTCTActga
- the LOC136759358 gene encoding VIP36-like protein isoform X2 codes for MAATMNEKDLVRVHNGFFDLISYQNMIKNISLAFFFFLLTASRSRGDEGHEMEEFLKREHSLIKPYQGVGSASSSHWDLMGNAMVTTEQVRLTQDMQSKQGAVWSRIPCHLKDWELQVHFKIHGQGKKNLNGDGLAVWYTKDRMQSGPVFGNMDFFTGLGLFVDTYPNEEKQQERIFPYVSAMVGNGTVSYDHERDGRPTELGGCTALVRNLNHDTFLVVRYVRRRLTVMIDIDGKHEWRDCLDLPGVWLPQGYYFGASAITGDLSDNHDLISLKLYQLTVMRTAEEEKQEEEVTVPRVDNMALFIEDERDEPMSGVTVFFIVLFSLLGSIMLAVIAVIVYQKWKENSRKRFY; via the exons ATGGCTGCCACCATGAACGAGAAAGATCTAGTCAGGGTTCATAATGGATTTTTCGATTTAATCTCATATCAAAACATGATCAAAAATATCTCCCTCGcgtttttcttcttccttctgACGGCGAGCCGGAGCCGGGGGGACGAGGGCCATGAGATGGAGGAGTTCCTGAAGAGGGAGCATTCCTTGATCAAACCGTACCAAG GTGTCGGCTCCGCCAGCTCCTCCCACTGGGACCTGATGGGGAATGCCATGGTAACCACAGAACAAGTGCGCCTCACCCAGGACATGCAGAGCAAGCAGGGGGCCGTGTGGAGCCGCATC CCGTGTCACCTGAAGGACTGGGAGCTGCAGGTGCACTTCAAGATCCATGGCCAGGGCAAGAAGAACCTGAATGGGGACGGGCTGGCGGTGTGGTACACCAAGGACCGCATGCAGTCAG gGCCAGTGTTTGGCAATATGGACTTCTTCACGGGCCTGGGGTTGTTTGTGGACACATACCCCAACGAGGAGAAGCAGCAGGAG CGTATCTTCCCCTACGTGTCGGCGATGGTGGGGAACGGCACGGTGAGCTACGACCACGAGCGTGACGGCCGGCCCACGGAGCTGGGGGGCTGCACCGCGCTGGTCAGAAACCTCAACCATGACACCTTCCTGGTGGTGCGATACGTGCGCCGTAGACTGACC gTGATGATTGACATTGATGGGAAGCACGAGTGGCGGGACTGTCTGGACCTCCCGGGGGTGTGGCTGCCGCAGGGGTATTACTTTGGGGCATCGGCCATCACTGGAGACCTGTCAG ataaCCACGACCTGATTTCTCTGAAGCTGTACCAGCTGACTGTGATGCGCACCGCTGAGGAAGAGAAGCAGGAAGAGGAGGTGACTGTGCCCAGGGTGGACAACATGGCCCTGTTCATcg AGGACGAGCGTGACGAGCCGATGAGTGGAGTGACGGTGTTCTTCATCGTCCTGTTCTCGCTGCTGGGCTCCATCATGCTGGCTGTCATCGCTGTCATCGTCTACCAGAAGTGGAAAGAGAACAGCCGCAAGCGCTTCTActga